From a region of the Suncus etruscus isolate mSunEtr1 chromosome 11, mSunEtr1.pri.cur, whole genome shotgun sequence genome:
- the LOC126022200 gene encoding LOW QUALITY PROTEIN: olfactory receptor 8S1-like (The sequence of the model RefSeq protein was modified relative to this genomic sequence to represent the inferred CDS: inserted 1 base in 1 codon) encodes MVVRNHSTITEFILLGLSSNPHIQVIFFVLFLGIYLLTLWGNVMMIMVIRIDCHLHTPMYFFLSHLSFLDICLTTAIVPKMLENLLSKTKSVSLEDCLAQSFFVFSAVGIEAFVLSAMAYDRYAAICCPLLYSQVMSKQLCGSLTWGSWGLGFLDAFINILMASKLEFCEAHILPHFSCELPSLFSXSCSDISSNIAVLICSAIVHASGTLFLIFFSYAHIISTILSITSATGRSKAFSTCSSHLIAVSFFYGSALLRYFMPALNSQLELFFALQYSVITPLVNPLIYSLKNKEVKEALKRIFQKRFTLSPIVDNR; translated from the exons ATGGTTGTGAGAAACCACAGTACCATAACAGAATTCATTCTCCTTGGACTCTCTTCTAACCCTCATATACAAGTTATATTCTTTGTGCTGTTCCTAGGGATTTACCTTCTCACATTGTGGGGGAATGTTATGATGATAATGGTGATTAGAATAGATTGCCATCTCCACacacccatgtacttcttcctcagtCATCTTTCTTTCCTGGATATTTGTTTAACTACAGCCATAGTACCCAAGATGCTGGAGAATCTCCTGTCGAAGACAAAATCTGTGTCACTAGAAGACTGTCTTGCTCAGtcattttttgtgttttctgCTGTAGGAATTGAAGCCTTTGTGCTCTCTGCCATGGCCTATGACCGTTATGCTGCTATATGTTGCCCATTGCTTTACAGCCAGGTGATGAGCAAACAGTTGTGCGGAAGTCTGACCTGGGGCTCATGGGGACTAGGCTTTCTGGATGCATTCATTAACATCCTTATGGCTTCTAAATTGGAATTCTGTGAGGCTCATATCCTGCCTCACTTCAGCTGTGAGCTGccttctctatttt cttcaTGCTCTGATATTTCTAGCAACATTGCTGTCCTAATATGTTCTGCCATTGTTCATGCCTCTGGGACCTTATTCCTGATCTTCTTCTCTTATGCCCACATCATCTCTACCATTCTGAGCATCACGTCTGCCACTGGGAGAAGTAAGGCCTTCTCCACCTGCTCCTCTCACCTCATTGCAGTGAGCTTCTTCTATGGATCTGCTCTGCTTCGATATTTCATGCCAGCCTTAAATTCTCAACTAGAATTATTTTTTGCCCTACAGTACAGTGTGATCACTCCGCTAGTAAATCCTCTTATCTACAGCCTGAAgaacaaagaagtaaaagaagctctcaaaagaatttttcaaaaaagaTTTACATTATCTCCAATAGTAGATAACAGGTAG